CTTCAAATTATCCAGACACTATCGCGGTTTGAAGATCCTTGGCATGACGCTGAGAGCGAGTCTCcgagagcttcttttgttgtcCTTCTTCCTACTCATGGGTGTTATAATATTTTCCAGTGGAGTTTACTACGCGGAGAGTGCTAATTTTGGAAGCATCCCCGAAGCATTTTGGTGGTCTGTAGTTACTATGACAACGGtaagtttctgttcatttacatTTGTCAATTGCATTTCCTCATATAATTGGAGGATAAGATAGGTCTTTGAAGGCCAGCAttaatgaaatttcaaaacactcATAAATGACACCCAATCATGACAACACTTACAATCAtcaagtgtttttgtttttttctttcctctttttttattctgGTTCATAATCTTTAAATTATCGAAGAAACATGAATCAGTCACAGTTTCAAATTGAAAGAGCTTAGTACAAATCTAATCTGTTCGTTTCATGAAAAAACACGATATTTGCATATTCACACTCAAGTTTGCATGTAAATCTCAAAGTCTGATATAAATTGCAAAGGAAATACCGAAAAACATGAAGTTTACCCACGATTccttacaaaaaagaaaatatctgcCCGAGAACAAAATACTTCacaaaaaattgtcattcaTTATTAATGCTGAGCATAACTACCATTTTATTGATTGGTTTTTGTATTGCTCATTAAACATCTCTAATATCAGTTTGACGACATTTGGTATTTCATTCGCAGAGGTGACGAGAATGTTTATTACATTTTCCAGCTAGTGAAGCGCGTAAAAGAAATTCTAATcatatttattatattttagtCTGTACATGACCAGATGGCGAGCGAAAATAAACAACTCCGCGGGATGacattgaaaattttgaaaaaaatcaagagtcGGCTTTGaccaaattatttttacagAGCACATCGAGATAAAATTCTAAACTTCtcgtaaaagaaaattttcaaataatcagACTTGCTGTGATTGCTATCACTTCGATATTTAAAGAACCGTACAATCTCGGAAAAGAAGTTGATTGGCGATAATTTTCAGTCGTTGCTCTGAATGCACTCGACTTTCTCTTTCGCTATACCGAGCGAAAAaggctgaaatgaaaaatttttattcaaaatggtgCTAATAAAAGCAACATTAATTATTTAAAGGCggtagtgttgcagaaaatttcatTCGCGATGCACGGAAGCGTATTCATTTGTGAAAACCAAGCTCGAGGTCATAAAAAATTAGAGATAGATCTGACTTTGTATGAGCAAGCGTATAATCTGCAGCGAGAAGGAAGAATTATCGATCGCCTTACCGTTTCAAAAGCGACCGGAAGATTAAAATATTGTTATTGTATGCTCTTTAGGTTGGATATGGAGATAAAACCCCCACTACCGCATGGGGAAAGGTGATTGGCTCCATGTGCGCAGTCGCAGGAGTACTCACACTAGCTCTGCCTGTTCCAGTGATTGTATCAAACTTCAGTTATTTCTACAATCTGGATAAAGAGAAGAGAGCGGAGACTAGCGACTATGAATCTGTTCCTAACACTTCTCAAGAGCGAATGTCTGAATCGCCGTAGGATAGGATCGCCTGGTGTGTTTTCTGCGGATTCACCTGAATTTATTCCCGTCGAATTTGAAAGAACAGCGGTGTCAACATGCGTAATAAACGAAGGGTTGACATGAACAAACTTGACAATCGACTccgcaaatatttttttcctcgaaGAATCATCCGCTGATCTTTCATCTCACGATTTTTAAAAGAGTTAAAGCCTTGTACACGTTTGGGTTTCACATGGTGAAGCGCTGGCCATGGTGCAAGCGTACCTTTTAATTTGAGACTCCAAATTGTCTTTGTGGTTTTTTCGATAACGTATGTTAATTGTAGTGAGGCAAAGTAAATCCACTTTTCACGAAATAACCAGAAAAGAAGCTTGATGGGAGCGTCACCAGTAGTTCCTTCCTTTCCTGTATTTTATCTGATATCAAGGCTTCTTTTCCGTACAGAGCTGGCAAACAAAGCGAAGATAATCGGTTTATACCACTAGGATATTCCACGATACCTAtcagttttgaaatgttttccatgATTTTCCGAGAGATAGCGAACCGCTCTTCATTGAGCAAATGCAGTCACTAAACCATGtcttttcatttattcaaaTCATGTATAAATTTCTCTGATCACGGAAGACTTTGAAtgtactaaagaaaaaaaaaaattgacttttcaaAACAGTAAAGCAAAACAGTATCAATACAACCAATTTCAAATCTCTTGCAAAACTGAGATGTGTAAATTACCATTATCGTTTTAATTTTTCCGGATATGTTGCGCATGAAATAGATAAATTTTGTGCAGTTTCTATAAGTAGAAACAAATTGGTGAAATCGACGAAATCGAACGACTTTCAATCGTTCGATTTCGACCAAGCGAGGTAAACAGTGCGGTATCCAGTCTTAATCTATTTTCTTGAACAGGTGTCGATTTAGTCCCACAGATTGTATCTCATTGGATGGATGATCAGTtcactttttttcattcaccattattatcttttttttctttgagtgaaACACATTGACTTAAGTAAATATTCATAGACAGGGCGAGCTCGGAGCTTTTGATCGAACGTTCtctaaaatgaataattaaaagtCATTTGCcgagcttttaaaaatttctcaattaTAGAAACTGAATGTTTTCCACTTATTTcacttaatttcattttatacttATTTTCTAACGCGAGCCAAAATGTCCTAATTTGTGAATGTAAGCGAATAATTGAGTAGCGTTTTTCGCAATTCTTAAGTGTGAAACTGACAAGCTCGGCTTGAAGCAAAGTCAATTAGTTCTTAATATTATGTAGCATTTTACACCACATGTAAATCAAACgcaaaagttttatttattttttaaaccagtTTTGGCCTACTGGGTGCTGGTAAACACAGGAGCTTTGAGGAAATCTCCTGGTCAGCTCTGATACttcatgaataagaaataagTGCTTAAGCTTGTGATGGTATTTTGACTAGAAACGAAATATTGTAGAATATTGTAGATCTCGAGAGCGCTTGAGGGTTCTGAAGATAGCAATACAGAAATCCGGCGACAACAGCTGGGACTCTATTAGTCCTATTACAAAGCTCAACGGtcttttaaatacatttataCATTCTCAgcagttttcaagaaatattaatCGCACCACTTatcaattttgttgtaaattgaGTACATATGTCTAAAATGTTACAATTAACGTGTGAAGTGCGAACGGCTTTCCTTAACTTAAATCACCAATTTTATATGAGGCactaacaaaatttaaaattgacaGTCCCCTGAGGACTATGGATTTCGTGCGAATCCTACACAGCGCATTTCTAGTTACGCCGGGCGCGTTTCTTCATGAGCTACACCAACGGCCAAATTGATGCGTTTTTTATCATTCCTCATGGCCGTGTTGCAATTACAACTGAGATCAAATCCGTCGCATTTCGATTTTGAAAAACCAATGAAGAATATACGTGGTACATTCATACCTCAATCAGCAACATTCAGAAGGAAAGTTGAATTTGATGCGTTGAGAATAAAGATTTATGCTAATGTTCATTCGTTAGCTTTTATATCTGCAATTAACCTCTTTACGTGTGTACAAGTATTTTCGCTGATACTCATTCTGAGAATTTTCCATtaaaatacagttcaaaatctACCTTGTAGATTTAgcacaaaatattttcactgtACAAAAAGAGgatgattaaataaatgatCTTATGTATATCCTTCTTGCTCTTGTAAGTTAACAGAATCAGTTCGCAATCCAGTTTAGTCCTAGGGGATTTATAATTTTTCCGCTGGCAAGTTTCGGGTACCCGAAAGTCAGGGTGTCCCGGAGCTGTAAAAACAAGGGCGTCCCAACTTACCTGCTGTTTCCCCGCTCTATGCCTCAAAGAACACACAAAAACTACTAGCTATACAGGCTTCATAAAGTTCAACCAAACGTCTTTTTTTCGCAAAAGAGAGGAGAAGCTTTAGGGGTAAGGAGTAGACTCAGAGACTCACAATCCTAACGCTTGTCTTTTATTCCTTTCCCTGGTCTCATCCGAATTCACTAATCGAACGACAACCAGCTATTTCAACCCAACAGAAGTAGTAAAGGGGTGACAGTTTAGTGGAGGGTCAATCAGGTTGTAGAATTTTCACATTCCATTCTGTCCGCCATTGCTGAAACCGAGCGGAGATGTGGTTACGAGTCAAATGTCACGTGACATGATAAGTTGACAATAACAGCACTTTTGTTTCGTGACAATAAGACTTGACAATGGTAATGGGATgtaaaaattctgaaatctGATTGATAATTCCATAATACTGCATTCTGATAGGCTATCCACTATACTGCCACCCTTTACTAAAAGAAGTCAGTCTAAATCTTTTAAATTCCATACAGGACTCGCACGTAACCTccccttacaataccaatacataGGCATTTCACTGAAAAGCACATGGTAAGAATAGGAACTGATAGACAAGATTATCAGCAGTCTCATCCCAAGGTCTTTGTTCGTCTCACCCACTTAGGGTAGATTGTCTAGATGGCTGGAtataacatcaaattctcccaAATGAATTGCAAAGAGACGTACAGCAACTGGAAGCTTGGCTAGAAGAGAGAATTATTTATGATGTAGCTGACTCAAAGGGCGGGCCAGACGGGACACATCATTTGCCCCGACCGGCTGCCGGAACGGGCAGGATTGGCTCGGGATTTCCCTCTTTGATCCCGCTTAAATTAGAGAGTCGAAGTACAAGTAAACTGAAATAATCCTGGTAAGAGCTGCAGTTAACCCtctacactctaacatcagtatgcatttccCCATACTGTTCGACATGTATTTGTTaaatgctgacaaggagaatttgtttgacaaggAACTGCcggatcatttcctttttcctcgtgaccttcatgtttgattcaggggtgatattgtaaggatatatTAGATGCTTGTTTACGTTAGGAGTTagagaattgaagaaattacataaaagaagcctgaaaaaaattctggctTCGACGGAATGCGATTCCGCACCTCTCCACGGGGACGGTGGAATTAAATATATACGACAATTTCGTGACCCCTTTTTAATAGTTATTTGCGAAACACAGACATTCTGCCTGCAGTGCAAATCTACCACAAACTTATCAGGCTCAGCAACAAAAGCGCTAGGAGACAAAACTTATCAATTCATCAAAACAAGGGAAGACGTGAAGTAACAATCTGttttcatcaaatatttataCACCGTTTAGTatatcttaaaaatatttatcatcaCTTTTTTGCTTCTGCactaaaatttgaataaattttttgagtTTCCAAATTTTTGATCATTCTCAGAGATGCATTTAAGACTATAAGATGAACACAACATTATAAAACGCCCGAATTTTTTCATCCTGACAGGGCAAACAGAGGTTCCATAATGCAGGTATCATTTTCGAAGAGCGtaaaaatatatacttttgGAGGATATTTTTATCTTCTCGTATACATGTAGTTTCATTTAGATAATGCTGTATTCACTGATTTCATCTCATttgataaatgttaaatttctaGAGGACCTAGGATCTTTTCCTTCAGTTTGCAACATCTGTTACCCACAATTTAGCTGTATTCATGCGTGAAGCTCGAGTTCAGTACAACTCTCCTGACAcaagaagtagaaaaaaaacaggTAAACACAAGAagtagggaaaaaaaacaataacaggTAAAATTTTCGCAGAACTGGATTTCAGTTACAGAGCGAGGTGTCTCTCTTAACTTATTCCATTGTGCGAGTTACAGAAATCAGCTTTAGGAAACACTCGTACCGAGGGGCGAGATCTTTCCCACGCACTTCCCCCGCAATGTTATTAATGAACCAAGCAGGTTCAAGAAAGTTACTCCTTGTCAAGACTCAAATCCAATATATAATTTCTTAAATACGTCAGCTTTAAGTGAAACACCCAAGCAAGCCTTATCGAAAGGTTAACGGATATATTTAAAGGCTTTAGACCACCCAGAGACCAGCATCATCGCAGGAGAATGAAGATGAGTCATAGCTGATTTCTGTTTCAAGTTTATCATTTGAAATCCGTACTAGTCTTCCTCCATCCTCAAACACCCATTTCCCCATGacttatttttatctttctcgtGTTTTTTTAACGTAACAAACTATCATTTATTGCTCTATTTTAAATGGACAGTAGTCATCTCCCTctccgaaaaaacaaaaaaaacaagtcaaaatGATGCTGTGTATTTGCCTCCACCTTTTTACACCCAATATCTTAATATCAGTTCTTAACAATGACTACTGATTCTTTATCAAAATGatacttctgagaatttgatgttacaTCACTCAATATCTACTCATCACTGATCTGCCAGAAATTCTTTGATATTTTGCGAAGAATTTCCCTTTTAGCCACTCGTGGAAGAGAAGAGTCAGCGCTTTAgttaaataattatatattgCTTCAACATTTCTTCCCTCCACattgttcttttccttaaatttttacCTCGATTTTAGGAGACATCTCTGAGATTTTTACGAGACGATGTTGGAGGAATCGTAACACATTAACTTATTACACGGAATCGCGTGCCAACGAGGAGTTTAAAAATGACGTCATTTCCTGTGTTCACTTGACTTCCTCTCCCATCAAGCAGTGGATTTGACCTCATAGGAAAAACAAATAGACCCACTTTTACCGGAAATCTAATCATACAGTTGTTTGAAGAGTAAAAGTTTTCCGAGACGCTGGCGAATCGACTGCAAGTGACTGTTTCTGCATTGTGCGCGCTGTTCGACTCAGTTCATTTGAACGATTCTTTTGCTCGTGATAAAAGCTGCGgtgtggaaaaaacaaattgcGAAGTCCCTTTCTGAAAACCTTGTCCCTTATGGCATAAACATAGAAGTTCATACAGCTGTTAGAAACGGCGAGGTATAATCCAATGCGAACCAATCGCGGAGGGAGGTCAGATAACACCGCAAAAAGTTTCCAAACTGACACAAGAGTGTACACAGACCAGCAGAGACAAAACATTCCAATTATTACGAGGACagtttttgttgctttgtttcttctCATGGATTGTTCTTTAGTCAAACCAGGAATCTGCATATTCTGCAATTGCTTCCGCGCAGCTTTGTAGATCATTGAATATGCAAGGATCATAATTAGAACGGggacaagaaaacaaaccaaccCCAAAGAAAGAGCGTACGATTTGTCCCCAAGTCCTTCTCCATTCCAATTTGGCTTGCAAGTGGCAGTACTTCCCTCATATACCAATTGACCCCAACCGAATATGGGCGCGATCGCCCAGAAAATAGAATGAAACCAAACCAACGCAATGGTGATAAATGTCCTGCGAGGAGTGACGATTTCTGTGTAACGCAAAGGtcttgtgataaaaaaatatctgtcaACTGAAATTGCGCACAGATTCATCAACGACGCATTCAAAGAAGCGGTTACAATAACCGAGTGTGCGCGGCATAAAAGATTTCCAAACACCCAAGACTGTTTGATTACACTTGCCATCAATAGAGGGCAATAGATCATTCCGACGAGCAAATCCGCAACGCTCAGAttgcaaagaaagaaataattcgGTTCGTGAAGTTTCGATGTGCGCCATACAACAATTAAGGCGAGAAAATTGCCAATGATAATTCCAATGTTAACGACGCAAAGAAATGCGGCGCTGATTGCAACTTCAGTGGCAGGAACAAGTGAATCTTGTGAGTCGTTGACCATGATGGCAGCAAAAGCGGTGATGTTCCGTCCGTCACTTGATTCAACTGAGGGCTATGTAAAGTATTTCGGCGCGGTTGATACGTGACGAGTGACAATCACAGTTTATCGCCGCACATTCGATACACACTAGTGCTCCCCGAAGCGTATCCCAACCGGCCGGATAAAACACGTTATGACGACCATCCGGCTGGCTATTGTCACGTCGTTAATACGTTtatattttataaataaataatggaCGCAACACCCGTCACTTCTACGTGTGATGCTCTCAACTTCAATCAAATAGAAGCGAGTAAAAACACAATAGTCCTCAAAACGAACAATAAAAGCGCAAAATAATAACTCTCTGACAAAGTATGGACgatttttgttcaaaatatcCTCGCCGTGTTTTTGAACAATTATGTTAAAAGACACGAATAGCTTTAATGTCAATCTTCTCCGAGCCACAATGGCATATTCCGTGTAACCGTCCCAAAAGAATTTATCGTCACTACTAAATACAACTATCTTTTCTgggaaaacaaaagtgaaaaccacatcagaattttcaacaaaacCAACGTAATGCAAAATTACTTACTCGAAGCAACGagggaaaaattatttaatcaaattttgatGGTATCTTTCATCCTTTCGATTACAAattttttgaagagaaattcttaATAATGGCCCAGAAAGGGTGTTTAATAAAGCATCTGGCACAAACTCTAGAGAAcatgcaaagaaatatttacaattcCCGTTTCGCtgaagtataaaacaaataaaatcgAGGTGCACGAAGTCAACAGAATGaatgaatatttaattgtttttgacaaaaattatgCTAAATAAATGAGTGACCTTGCATTTGATGAAGCGACGGAACACGGACAAGCCACCAAGTAGATAGTAGTTCATTATGAACAACTTTTCGACAAGACGCATTTTTTAAACTTCTACAACAGATGACAAATAGTTGATAgactttcagtttttatcaCGCGACAGTTACATTTAAATAGTTGTTCTGGAATAGAAATGTAGCTATACCGAggaagcttcaaatgaaaacgCATAGTACCAAGGTGTGTCATTAACAACTTTGAATGCAAtgttctttgccagcttcacAAACAAATGACCTAGCTTCTTAAAATTTTCCCAATCATAATTTTCATAACTGCCATTTCACAATGGACACCTTAACAAAGCATTCACTCATTACAATAGAAACACTAACGAAGATTTTCTGAGACTATCAAACACATATCAACAAACTCCCTCTCTCATGGCGACCTCTATTTTTGGATGCAGTTTTTTAAACGAGGTATTTTGTGTGCTTAACTGACGGGTCCAGCTTAATTTTATTTCGCCAATATAACACCgaaacatttcaaaagttcAATCACGCTAACGCTGTAAAAGCACCATAAGCTTTTGGCAACATGCTGGTCAAATTGTATAAGTACACCATCTTTGTTTTCCCACATAAAAGCACCCAGTACAATTAAAAGTATTGAGTGAAGTATCGAGGACCTTCACACGATAATCACAGGAAATGAACGTTACGCATGGGACGCCCTGACAAAAAATCAGAAACTCGCTTGATTGCGGAAAGAGaataatttaaaggaaaaattgttgatCTCCTTTTCCTGTCTTCAGACACCTTTCGTGACTTCTAATTTCACACGCATCAAACTGTAATTCGAATCTAACGATTTCCCAAATAAATTACCATTTCTGTCCTTTTAGCGCGAACCACCCGCAAGTTAGCTTCATTAACATGTCAACTTTAAAACAACTTGCACATTTAATTCAAACATATATCTGATAACTCTGTGTTGAAAGTGCTAAAGTGCGCGTGAGATCTAAAACGTGACTTCTACAAGCGTTTTTCCAGAGTGAGTAACGCCGTACGTGATGCATTGGAAATGTTTACATTGAACTCacttgatgtttttttcttatctagAAATTTACTGATATTAGCTCTAGTGTCGTCAAGTTATGCTCTGATGCAATCTGACATAACAACCTAAAAGTTTCAGTCATTTCCGAGTCGATTCCTCcaagaaaacaaattgatttaGTTTACAAGGTCAAGGTTTTTCTGATAAAAAAGAGCGGAAAATCgacttgaaataaaaacaaactaattCTTTGATGGAAATGTTCGTGTTCTAAGTACCATTAGGCAATATTAAAAGCGTCAAAGACGATAAAAGCAgctttaaaaataacatttccttttaatcaaacATCGGTTATCAGAGAAATTGGAAATATCGTGATGGCGACGAGATACTGGTCTCACGAAATTAAAATTGAGTTACTTTCCACCTTAAGAAGGAAAATTGCAAGCCTTGCGAACAATTCCGGTCACTAAGAGCGTTCTcttaaacgaaaagaaaaaatagtggCCAAAAGAAGCGTAAACCAAAAGACAATAACTGAAACAAGCATTTCATTACTTCAGATGTTCTGTTTATGATACGGTAGCGGGTTTTATTGCAGCAATAACGATTCAAACAGAAACGTTTTGCTGCAAAGGGTTCTACTTAATATCGATGATACTGCTTAAATACCTTCTCTGCTCAATTGTACATACCATTCTTCTGAAACAATTTGACAGTTATCGACTTCAAATgcgtaaaataaaaaaaattacatagtAGGCCCTAACACtcatcatttaaaaaagaaatatcgaCTCTCAGGTCTTTTATTGACAGGAAAGGTACAAACAGAAAACACACAACTATTTTCAACGGTTTAGAGTCCAATGACGTAAGATCTTCCTCCGGGATTATGAAGGGGAACTGGGGCGGGACGTGATATACACCACTCGTACCAGACCTTTTTCGGTGTGCATTTTCTCCAGAAGTGGCAGGCTACTGTTGAGCCCGCAGTAACATACTGCGGTTCCTTCAAAACAACCAGAAACAAATTGGTGTCAGGAACTTAAGCGTTACCCGTGGCTAGTTCAAGATAATCAATGTTTCCTTACCTTTATgggaaagaaaaatggaaaccAGCTGAACATGCCTTCCGAATGAGTGTCTGGTTTGATACCTAGAACAGAGAAAGCATATAGAGAGTTAACGGTAAAAATGAGCGAGGTGAAACAACACATATCGCAGTGAAAACTTTATCTTTTTAACCGAAAAGGTAAACAAACGGCAGCCACTGGCAAGGACAGCTGACAGTTGGATTAAGAGAAAGCAAAGGCTTGCTCTGATTGGCGAGAACGGCTGCGCGTGTTGCATAGAAATGATAGAGCTCGCACCGAGCAAAAGGTAACTTCATGCACAAAAATCTCTTTTTAAAGCCATATTAAGGTAAACGTTATTGTTCACACTGGACTTACTTAACATAATGTCCCCATAGAGTACTGTTTCAAAGTATCCAGCGAAGCCGTGCATTGTAAAACTCGTCTTCACATCAAATTCGAGTGATTTCACTCGAGAATTGTCGATTCTGCTAGCTGAAATCGAAAAGACAAAGTTCTTACCAGTTCACCAGAAGTCCGCAAACTGATCGTGTATTTAACTAGCTTTGAATTTCGTTCACTCACCTCTGTTTGGATGTGCGAAAACAAAGCACTGCTGCGGTGGTGACATAGCGGTGATATTATGAAGTCTTACAACGTACGGAGTCTCAAACGGGGCCTGTGGCAAAAAAGACCGCGAAACTTTAGCAAGCGGTCGTGGCGAATATATCTAGCTTTTAAATGGGGGAGAGGGGTATAAAGATACGTAAAACAAGTGCGAATTATAACACAAATATTTTCCAGATGTTACTAGAGGACATCAGCAACACGAATCCTCTTGTGGCAAGCACAATAAGTTtgtgataaaattgaaaaagagaatcCTTCCGATTTGACCTGTGATGTGAATCAAACCGTGAACGGATTCGAAAACACTATGATTAGAATACATACAAACATCTCACAGCTGACACTACAAAATCCGTACACCAAAGGATCAAGTAGGTGTTTGTTACTCAACCGAAATCATTGGAGAATAGTCACTAGTCTAATTCCATGATACATCAACCctgtacaccctaacatcagtatacatattctccatactattttctgtatatttcctatggtgctgacaaggagaatttgtttacagtctagaacttctttagttgatgatcattcctttattctcgtgacctcaatgtgtgacTCAGAATGATAATCTAAGGAGAAACAAGGGTAACTATAAACCTGCAAGGAGCAGTGAAGATTTTCAAGTTGTACttactttcaaaaataattactAATCATTACTGATATATATGAACTAACAGACTTAAATATTGATTGTTTACTAACCAGGGGTCCCTTGGTTGTGTCGTTTCCCTGTGACACATCGTAATGTAATTTGGGAGCAGATATTGGTGCAAGAAAAGACGTGTATTCACAGGGAATACTGATCCCATCAtctggaaacaaaaagaataagGTCAAATCATACTAACGGTATACCTGCTAAATGCCTAAGATTTTTATCCACAAAATGTAAGCATTCTCAAAGGTTGTGTCAGCTCGAACTGTTATGGTCGGCATCACGTATGCGTGTGCTGGCGCGGAATATCGGAGTCGATCTACTAAAGTGAAAATCAGGCCCTGGCGTAAGAGTTGGCTCGTATTTAATCTCTGGGCAGATAAGAAACGTTTCCAAAATGTGGAAGTTTTGGTGACTTGAGTGATTGATTATTGTTGTACCAGCGGTTACTTGTTTGAAAATGTGCTTCAGTGCACTTAAGTACGACCCGCCATCTTGCGTTGTGTTTGTCTCTGAGTCTCTTCCTTCTCCACGAAAACAACAGAAACGAAAAAGTTTAATCCATTTACGATGTAGCTCTATACCAGCTGACCTTTCAGGAACCTCTGTGCTCC
This region of Pocillopora verrucosa isolate sample1 chromosome 3, ASM3666991v2, whole genome shotgun sequence genomic DNA includes:
- the LOC131774538 gene encoding rhodopsin, GQ-coupled-like is translated as MVNDSQDSLVPATEVAISAAFLCVVNIGIIIGNFLALIVVWRTSKLHEPNYFFLCNLSVADLLVGMIYCPLLMASVIKQSWVFGNLLCRAHSVIVTASLNASLMNLCAISVDRYFFITRPLRYTEIVTPRRTFITIALVWFHSIFWAIAPIFGWGQLVYEGSTATCKPNWNGEGLGDKSYALSLGLVCFLVPVLIMILAYSMIYKAARKQLQNMQIPGLTKEQSMRRNKATKTVLVIIGMFCLCWSVYTLVSVWKLFAVLSDLPPRLVRIGLYLAVSNSCMNFYVYAIRDKVFRKGLRNLFFPHRSFYHEQKNRSNELSRTARTMQKQSLAVDSPASRKTFTLQTTV